In one Denitratisoma sp. genomic region, the following are encoded:
- the pmbA gene encoding metalloprotease PmbA — MSSQGFTYPQDTLRAMAQDILDHARSRGASACEADVSEGFGQSVTVRRGDVETIEYNRDKGVGVTVYLGQRRGYASTSDFSRAALHATVDAALSIARFTAPDEAAGLPEAELLARGETDLDLYHPWALAVEEAIDIARRCETAAFAVSPQVKNSEGASVSAQQSHFVSANSLGFMGGYASSRHYLSCSVIAGKGDAMQRDDWYSTHRDAADLAEAELVGEYAARRALSRLGARKIATCEVPVLFEAPLAASLIGNFVYAVSGGSLYRKSSFLLDSLGTQVFSPQVHISERPHLPRALASSPFDDDGVATHDREVVEAGVLKGYFLSTYSARKLGMRTTGNAGGSHNLIVRPGKRDLVGLAALMGRGLLVTELLGQGVNYVTGDYSRGASGYWIENGEISYPVQEITIAGNLRDMLRGIVAVGNDVLVRGSKQVGSILIDRMTIAGA, encoded by the coding sequence ATGTCTTCCCAGGGCTTCACCTACCCGCAGGACACCTTGCGCGCCATGGCGCAGGACATACTCGACCATGCCAGGTCGCGCGGCGCCAGCGCCTGCGAGGCCGACGTTTCCGAGGGCTTCGGCCAGTCGGTGACGGTGCGCCGCGGCGACGTCGAGACCATCGAATACAACCGCGACAAGGGCGTCGGCGTCACGGTCTACCTCGGCCAGCGGCGCGGCTATGCCTCGACCTCGGACTTTTCCCGCGCCGCCCTGCACGCCACGGTCGACGCGGCGCTGTCCATCGCGCGCTTCACCGCGCCGGACGAAGCCGCCGGATTGCCGGAAGCCGAGCTGCTGGCGCGCGGCGAAACGGATCTCGACCTTTATCACCCCTGGGCCTTGGCGGTGGAGGAGGCCATCGACATCGCCCGGCGCTGCGAGACGGCGGCCTTTGCCGTCAGCCCGCAGGTGAAGAACTCCGAGGGCGCCAGCGTCTCCGCCCAGCAGTCCCACTTCGTTTCCGCCAACAGCCTCGGCTTCATGGGCGGCTATGCCTCCTCGCGCCACTACCTCTCCTGCTCGGTCATCGCCGGCAAGGGCGACGCCATGCAGCGCGACGACTGGTACAGCACCCATCGCGACGCGGCGGACCTGGCCGAGGCCGAACTGGTCGGCGAATATGCCGCGCGCCGCGCGCTGTCGCGCCTGGGCGCGCGCAAGATCGCCACCTGCGAGGTGCCGGTGCTGTTCGAGGCGCCGCTGGCCGCCTCGCTGATCGGCAATTTCGTCTATGCCGTCTCGGGCGGCAGCCTGTATCGCAAGTCCTCCTTCCTCCTCGACAGCCTGGGCACGCAGGTGTTCTCGCCGCAGGTGCACATCAGCGAACGGCCGCATCTGCCGCGCGCCCTGGCAAGCAGCCCCTTCGACGACGATGGCGTCGCCACGCACGACCGCGAGGTGGTCGAGGCCGGCGTGCTGAAGGGGTATTTCCTGTCGACCTATTCGGCACGCAAGCTCGGCATGCGGACCACCGGCAACGCCGGCGGCTCGCACAACCTGATCGTGCGCCCGGGCAAGCGCGACCTGGTCGGCCTCGCCGCCCTCATGGGACGCGGCCTGCTGGTCACCGAGCTGCTCGGCCAAGGGGTGAATTACGTCACCGGCGATTATTCGCGCGGGGCCTCCGGCTACTGGATCGAAAACGGCGAGATCTCCTATCCGGTGCAGGAAATCACCATCGCCGGCAATCTCAGGGACATGCTTCGCGGCATCGTCGCCGTCGGCAACGATGTGCTGGTGCGCGGCTCCAAGCAGGTCGGCTCCATTCTCATCGACCGCATGACCATCGCCGGGGCATAA
- a CDS encoding TRAP transporter substrate-binding protein, with translation MERRDFIKHAGIAGILAAGVAPAAHAQGATIRWRLASSFPKALDTIFGAADVFAKKVNEMSGGKFTISVHAGGEIMPPFGVVDGVQQGTVECAHTAPYYFFGKDETFAMDCAIPFGLNSRQMTAWMYEGNGMKLFREFYKNYNIVNFPMGNTGAQMGGWYRKPIKSLKDIKGMKMRIGGFGGKILEKIGGVPQNIPGGEIYQALEKGTIDATEWVGPYDDQKLGFYKVAKNYVYPAWWEGGPQLSLYVNSKAYEGLSTEYKAILECAAAIAHTDMQAKYDAKNPKALKELVAAGVKLQRMPKDVMEAAFKASQAVYSELSAKNPNWKKIYEDYAAFRREQHLWFRFSEAGFDSFMQAQKL, from the coding sequence ATGGAACGTCGCGATTTCATCAAGCACGCCGGCATCGCCGGCATTCTGGCGGCGGGCGTTGCCCCCGCCGCACACGCCCAGGGCGCCACCATCCGCTGGCGCCTGGCCTCCAGCTTCCCGAAGGCCCTCGATACCATCTTCGGCGCAGCCGACGTCTTCGCCAAGAAAGTGAATGAAATGTCCGGCGGCAAATTCACCATTTCGGTGCATGCCGGCGGCGAGATCATGCCCCCCTTCGGCGTGGTCGACGGCGTGCAGCAGGGCACGGTGGAGTGCGCGCATACCGCGCCGTACTACTTCTTCGGCAAGGACGAGACCTTCGCCATGGACTGCGCCATCCCCTTCGGCCTCAACTCGCGCCAGATGACGGCGTGGATGTACGAGGGCAACGGCATGAAGCTGTTCCGCGAGTTCTACAAGAACTACAACATCGTCAACTTCCCGATGGGCAACACCGGCGCCCAGATGGGCGGCTGGTACCGCAAGCCGATCAAGTCCCTGAAGGACATCAAGGGCATGAAGATGCGCATCGGCGGCTTCGGCGGCAAGATCCTGGAGAAAATCGGCGGCGTGCCGCAGAACATTCCCGGCGGCGAGATCTATCAGGCCTTGGAAAAGGGCACCATCGACGCCACCGAATGGGTCGGCCCCTACGACGACCAGAAGCTCGGCTTCTACAAGGTGGCGAAGAACTACGTCTATCCGGCCTGGTGGGAAGGTGGCCCGCAATTGTCCCTGTACGTCAATTCCAAGGCCTACGAGGGCCTGTCGACCGAGTACAAGGCCATCCTCGAGTGCGCCGCCGCCATCGCCCACACCGACATGCAGGCCAAGTACGATGCCAAGAACCCCAAGGCGCTGAAGGAACTGGTCGCCGCCGGCGTCAAGCTGCAGCGCATGCCCAAGGATGTCATGGAAGCCGCCTTCAAGGCCTCGCAGGCGGTGTACAGCGAGCTGTCGGCGAAGAACCCCAACTGGAAGAAGATCTACGAGGATTATGCGGCCTTCCGCAGGGAACAACACCTCTGGTTCCGCTTCTCGGAAGCCGGCTTCGACAGCTTCATGCAGGCGCAGAAGCTCTAG
- a CDS encoding TRAP transporter large permease subunit has product MMAFIAQNFTPLLFCGLLLFLLTGFPVAFSLAATGLFFGFIGMEAGMFPPNLFQALPLRIFGIMQNDTLLAIPFFTFMGIILERSGMAEDLLETIGQVFGPVRGGLALAVVFVGALLAATTGVVAAAVMSMGLISLPIMLRYGYNRTVATGVITASGTLAQAIPPSLVLIVMADQLGRSVGDMYAGGLVPGLLLVGLYATFVILVAFVRPSWVPALPKEARIYKEANGASGHISLLVLMTIAAAAGIVWSQFHDGIIQSWTGRENPAPGDEIVIMSMTVSSFTALGLSLLNHFTKLHLLSKLSERVTFVLIPPLILIFLVLGTIFLGLATPTEGGAMGALGAFVMALTKRKLSFSLLRQALDNTAKLSCFVLFILIGSTVFSFTFNAADGQKWVEHLFDKLPGGALGFLIVVNLLVFVLGMFIDFFEIAFIVIPLLAPVAEKVLPGILPPGSDALIWFGVIVAINLQTSFLTPPFGFALFYLRSVSAKTDYTDRVTQKRIPAVSTAQIYKGAIAFIVIQVVMVVAVIAWPHLVLDSLDQNKKVDVEDVQIEFQPSGYDRGYGPASNPADWDEEKGKEGEAGEGGEAGEEQDGTADKEEKEADPAADLMRDLAKEAKKKK; this is encoded by the coding sequence ATGATGGCGTTCATCGCGCAGAACTTCACGCCGCTGCTCTTCTGCGGCCTGCTGCTGTTCCTGCTCACCGGCTTCCCGGTGGCCTTCTCGCTGGCCGCCACCGGCCTTTTCTTCGGCTTCATCGGCATGGAAGCGGGCATGTTCCCGCCCAACCTGTTCCAGGCCCTGCCGCTGCGCATCTTCGGCATCATGCAGAACGACACGCTGCTGGCGATCCCCTTCTTCACCTTCATGGGCATCATCCTCGAGAGGAGCGGCATGGCCGAAGACCTGCTGGAGACCATCGGCCAGGTATTCGGCCCGGTGCGCGGCGGTCTCGCCCTGGCCGTGGTCTTCGTCGGCGCCCTGCTCGCCGCCACCACCGGCGTGGTGGCGGCGGCGGTAATGTCGATGGGCCTGATCTCGCTGCCGATCATGCTGCGCTACGGCTACAACCGCACCGTCGCCACCGGCGTCATCACCGCCTCGGGCACGCTGGCCCAGGCCATCCCGCCCTCGCTGGTGCTGATCGTCATGGCCGACCAGCTCGGCCGCTCGGTCGGCGACATGTACGCCGGCGGCCTGGTGCCGGGGCTGCTGCTGGTCGGGCTTTACGCTACGTTCGTCATCCTCGTCGCCTTCGTGCGGCCGTCCTGGGTGCCGGCCCTGCCGAAGGAGGCGCGCATCTACAAGGAGGCCAACGGCGCCAGCGGCCACATATCATTGCTGGTGCTGATGACGATCGCTGCGGCCGCCGGCATCGTCTGGTCGCAGTTCCACGACGGCATCATCCAGTCGTGGACCGGCCGCGAGAACCCGGCGCCGGGCGACGAGATCGTCATCATGTCGATGACCGTCTCCTCCTTCACCGCGCTCGGCCTGTCCCTGCTCAACCATTTCACGAAGCTGCACCTGCTGTCGAAGCTCTCCGAGCGGGTCACCTTCGTGCTGATCCCGCCGCTGATCCTGATCTTCCTGGTGCTGGGCACGATCTTCCTCGGGCTGGCCACGCCGACCGAGGGCGGCGCCATGGGCGCGCTCGGCGCCTTCGTCATGGCCCTGACCAAGCGCAAGCTGTCGTTTTCCCTGCTCAGGCAGGCGCTGGACAACACGGCGAAACTGTCCTGCTTCGTGCTGTTCATCCTGATCGGCTCGACGGTGTTCTCCTTCACCTTCAACGCCGCCGACGGCCAGAAATGGGTGGAGCACCTGTTCGACAAGCTGCCGGGCGGCGCGCTCGGCTTCCTCATCGTGGTGAACCTGCTGGTCTTCGTGCTCGGCATGTTCATCGACTTCTTCGAGATCGCCTTCATCGTCATCCCGCTGCTGGCGCCGGTGGCGGAAAAGGTGCTGCCCGGCATCCTGCCGCCGGGCTCGGACGCGCTGATCTGGTTCGGCGTCATCGTCGCCATAAACCTGCAGACCTCGTTCCTGACGCCGCCCTTCGGCTTCGCCCTGTTCTATCTGCGCAGCGTCTCCGCCAAGACGGACTACACCGACCGCGTCACCCAGAAGCGCATTCCGGCGGTGTCGACGGCGCAAATCTACAAGGGCGCCATCGCCTTCATCGTCATCCAGGTCGTCATGGTGGTGGCGGTGATTGCCTGGCCGCACCTCGTGCTCGATAGCCTGGACCAGAACAAGAAGGTCGATGTCGAGGATGTCCAGATCGAATTCCAGCCCAGCGGCTACGACCGCGGCTACGGGCCTGCCAGCAACCCGGCCGACTGGGACGAGGAAAAGGGCAAGGAGGGCGAAGCCGGAGAAGGCGGGGAAGCCGGCGAGGAGCAGGACGGCACGGCGGACAAGGAGGAAAAGGAGGCCGATCCGGCAGCCGACCTGATGCGGGACCTCGCCAAGGAAGCCAAGAAGAAAAAATGA
- a CDS encoding TRAP transporter small permease subunit — MNFLLKTSRLIDALSDRLGGVLIWLVLAAVLISAGNAIVRKTLNMSSNALLEIQWYLFSAVFLLGAGYAFLKNAHVRIDFLSNHLSPKMRNIIDIVGILVFLGPLCILLIVLSWPLFENAWTSGEMSQNAGGLIRWPVMLMIPAGMALLLLQAVSELIKRFAFLRGAIPDPLGHGEEPTVEDELAREIEEHAQHVQEEVR; from the coding sequence ATGAACTTTCTGCTCAAGACATCCCGGCTGATCGACGCCCTCAGCGATCGCCTGGGCGGGGTCCTCATCTGGCTGGTGCTCGCCGCCGTGCTGATCTCGGCCGGCAACGCCATCGTGCGCAAGACCCTCAACATGAGCTCGAATGCCCTGCTGGAGATCCAGTGGTATCTCTTCTCGGCGGTGTTCCTGCTCGGCGCGGGCTATGCCTTCCTGAAGAATGCCCATGTGCGCATCGATTTCCTCTCCAACCATCTGTCGCCGAAGATGAGGAACATCATCGACATCGTCGGCATCCTCGTTTTCCTCGGCCCACTGTGCATTCTTCTGATCGTGCTCTCCTGGCCCCTGTTCGAGAACGCCTGGACCAGCGGCGAGATGTCGCAGAACGCCGGCGGGCTGATCCGCTGGCCGGTGATGCTGATGATCCCGGCCGGCATGGCCCTGCTGCTGCTCCAGGCGGTCTCCGAACTGATCAAGCGCTTCGCCTTCCTGCGCGGCGCCATTCCCGATCCGCTCGGCCACGGCGAAGAGCCGACGGTGGAAGACGAACTGGCACGCGAGATCGAGGAGCATGCCCAGCACGTCCAGGAGGAAGTCCGATGA
- a CDS encoding histidine phosphatase family protein has protein sequence MTTRLCLVRHGETAWNAERRIQGQLDVPLSTVGHAQARAAANWLAREDFSAIYSSDLSRALHTAEASAHLLKLPIRKKVALRERHYGVLQTLTYAEFERRHPNAYARFLAREEAFALPGGGESLRRFAERVNQCIDAIVAAHPDGQVLVVTHGGVLDILHRRASARSLSAPRDFEIPNAALNWLEIDRGKWTLLSWAERGHLAEALDELPG, from the coding sequence ATGACCACCCGACTCTGCCTTGTCCGCCACGGCGAAACCGCCTGGAATGCCGAGCGCCGCATCCAGGGCCAGCTCGACGTGCCGCTCTCCACGGTGGGCCATGCCCAGGCGCGCGCCGCCGCCAACTGGCTGGCGCGCGAGGACTTCTCCGCCATCTACTCGAGCGACCTGTCGCGCGCGCTGCACACGGCGGAAGCGTCGGCGCATCTGCTCAAGCTGCCGATCCGGAAGAAAGTTGCCTTGCGCGAGCGCCATTACGGCGTGCTGCAGACGCTGACTTATGCGGAATTCGAGCGGCGCCATCCGAACGCCTACGCGCGTTTCCTCGCGCGCGAGGAAGCCTTCGCCCTGCCGGGCGGCGGCGAAAGCCTGCGCCGGTTCGCCGAACGCGTGAACCAATGCATCGATGCCATCGTGGCGGCGCATCCGGACGGCCAGGTGCTGGTCGTCACCCACGGCGGCGTCCTCGACATCCTGCATCGCCGCGCCAGCGCCCGGTCGCTTTCGGCGCCGCGCGACTTCGAGATTCCCAACGCCGCGCTGAACTGGCTGGAAATCGATCGCGGCAAGTGGACCCTGTTGTCCTGGGCCGAGCGCGGCCATCTCGCCGAGGCGCTCGATGAGCTTCCCGGCTGA
- a CDS encoding AMP-binding protein has translation MSFPAEEAAQRLLRVTGRLVQETHPGRRAPVTLDSPLERDLGLDSLARVELLLRLGREFGVSLPEAALGEAETPRDLLRLLGHAAPAAAPRAAIELPHGAVLPVPDGAATLIEVLEWHVARTPDRTHVLLYGEGERAETISYADLLAAARRIATGLVARGLQPQQAVALMLPTGRDYLACFFGVLLAGGIPVPIYPPARLAQIEDHLRRHARILDNAQAAFIVTVPQAKAVAALLSARVPSLAGIVTPQEIDAEPAPLCHRARPEDIAFLQYTSGSTGDPKGVVLTHANLLANLRAMGPAFKVTSEDVFVSWLPLYHDMGLIGAWFGSLYFAMPLVLMSPLAFLARPSRWLQAISRHRGTLTAAPNFAYELCAKKLDDVDLAGLDLASLRLALNGAEPVSHATLEAFIQRFVPHGLQPEAITPVYGLAECSVGLAFPPLGRGPRIDAIRRDAFMDARRALPAAEGEPGTMLVPACGRALPGHEIRIVDEAGDELPDRRVGRLQFRGPSATRGYYRNPEATARLFRDGWLDSGDYAYMVEGEVYLTGRVKDLIIRGGRNLYPYELEEAVGEIPGIRKGCVAVFASTDPANATERLVVMAETRERDEAAREALKRKINEAAVDAIGMPADEIVLAPPHGVLKTSSGKIRRAASREAFERGEVGRRPPPAWLQMTKLTLAAVSQRLTFAAQQAGRWLYGAWCWGVFALLGMPVAALLALLQHPASGRRLAHGAARLFLRLTAMPVRTRSLDRLPDTPHVLLVNHTSYFDVIVLYAALPPDRAYAFVAKRELVRQSFIHACLRGLGTLFVERYEAAKSAEDVAGIVARLGQGGSLVVFPEGTFSREAGLKPFRMGAFVAAARAGVPVAVAGLRGIRAILRDKTWQPRHGRPEFEVGAVLQADGADWAAAVRLREAVRAEMLRLSGEHDLGGFLPELPPQ, from the coding sequence ATGAGCTTCCCGGCTGAGGAAGCCGCGCAGCGCCTGCTGCGCGTGACCGGCCGTCTGGTGCAGGAAACCCACCCCGGCCGGCGCGCTCCCGTCACGCTGGACAGCCCGCTGGAGCGGGACCTCGGCCTGGATTCCCTGGCGCGCGTCGAATTGCTGCTGCGCCTCGGCCGCGAATTCGGCGTGTCCCTGCCGGAGGCGGCGCTGGGCGAGGCGGAAACGCCGCGCGACCTGCTGCGTCTGCTCGGCCATGCCGCGCCCGCCGCCGCACCCCGCGCCGCCATCGAACTGCCGCATGGCGCCGTGCTCCCGGTGCCCGATGGGGCGGCCACCCTGATCGAGGTGCTCGAGTGGCATGTCGCGCGCACGCCGGACCGCACCCATGTGCTGCTCTACGGCGAGGGCGAACGGGCCGAGACGATCAGCTATGCGGACTTGCTCGCGGCTGCCCGGCGCATCGCCACCGGCCTCGTCGCGCGCGGCCTGCAGCCGCAGCAGGCGGTGGCGCTGATGCTGCCGACCGGCCGCGACTATCTCGCCTGCTTCTTCGGCGTTCTGCTGGCGGGCGGCATTCCCGTGCCGATCTATCCGCCGGCGCGGTTGGCCCAGATCGAGGATCACCTCAGGCGCCACGCGCGCATCCTCGACAACGCCCAGGCCGCCTTCATCGTCACCGTGCCGCAGGCGAAGGCGGTGGCGGCGCTGCTCTCCGCCCGCGTGCCGAGCCTGGCCGGCATCGTCACGCCGCAGGAGATCGACGCCGAGCCGGCGCCGCTCTGCCATCGCGCCCGGCCCGAGGACATCGCCTTCCTGCAGTACACCTCCGGCAGCACCGGCGACCCGAAAGGCGTCGTGCTGACCCACGCCAACCTGCTCGCCAACCTGCGCGCCATGGGGCCGGCCTTCAAAGTGACGAGCGAGGACGTCTTCGTCTCCTGGCTGCCGCTCTACCACGACATGGGCTTGATCGGCGCCTGGTTCGGCTCGCTGTATTTCGCCATGCCGCTGGTGCTGATGTCGCCGCTGGCCTTCCTCGCGCGGCCTTCCCGCTGGCTGCAGGCGATCTCGCGCCACCGCGGCACGCTCACGGCGGCGCCGAACTTCGCCTACGAACTGTGCGCGAAGAAGCTCGACGACGTCGACCTGGCCGGGCTCGACCTCGCGTCGCTTCGCCTGGCACTGAACGGCGCCGAGCCGGTCAGTCATGCGACGCTGGAGGCCTTCATCCAGCGCTTTGTGCCGCACGGCCTGCAGCCCGAGGCGATCACGCCGGTATACGGCCTGGCGGAATGCTCGGTCGGCCTGGCCTTTCCGCCGCTCGGGCGCGGCCCGCGCATCGACGCCATCCGGCGCGACGCTTTCATGGACGCGCGACGCGCGTTGCCGGCGGCGGAAGGCGAGCCCGGCACGATGCTGGTGCCCGCCTGCGGGCGGGCGCTGCCCGGGCACGAGATCCGCATCGTGGACGAGGCCGGCGACGAACTGCCCGACCGCCGCGTCGGCCGCCTGCAGTTCCGCGGCCCTTCGGCGACGCGCGGCTACTACCGCAACCCGGAAGCGACGGCACGCCTGTTCCGCGACGGCTGGCTCGACTCGGGCGACTACGCCTACATGGTCGAGGGCGAGGTCTACCTCACCGGCCGCGTCAAGGACCTCATCATCCGCGGCGGGCGCAACCTCTATCCGTATGAGCTGGAGGAAGCGGTCGGCGAGATCCCCGGCATCCGCAAGGGCTGCGTCGCCGTCTTCGCCAGCACCGATCCGGCGAACGCCACCGAGCGCCTGGTCGTGATGGCGGAAACGCGCGAACGCGACGAGGCGGCGCGCGAGGCGCTGAAGCGGAAGATCAACGAGGCCGCCGTCGACGCCATCGGCATGCCGGCCGACGAGATCGTGCTGGCGCCGCCGCACGGCGTGCTGAAGACCTCCAGCGGCAAGATCCGCCGCGCCGCCTCGCGCGAGGCCTTCGAGCGCGGCGAAGTCGGACGCCGGCCGCCGCCGGCCTGGCTGCAGATGACGAAGCTCACCCTTGCCGCCGTATCGCAGCGACTGACTTTTGCGGCGCAACAGGCTGGCCGCTGGCTGTACGGCGCCTGGTGCTGGGGCGTGTTCGCGCTGCTCGGCATGCCGGTGGCTGCGCTGCTGGCCCTGCTGCAGCATCCTGCCTCGGGCAGGCGGCTGGCGCACGGCGCGGCGCGCCTGTTCCTGCGGCTCACGGCGATGCCGGTGCGAACGCGCAGCCTCGACCGCCTGCCGGACACGCCGCATGTGCTGCTGGTCAATCACACCAGCTACTTCGACGTCATCGTGCTGTACGCGGCGCTGCCGCCGGATCGCGCCTATGCATTCGTCGCCAAGCGCGAACTCGTCCGGCAATCCTTCATCCATGCCTGCCTGCGCGGCCTCGGAACGCTGTTCGTCGAGCGCTACGAAGCGGCGAAAAGTGCCGAGGACGTGGCCGGCATCGTTGCCCGCCTCGGCCAGGGCGGCAGCCTGGTGGTGTTTCCCGAAGGCACGTTTTCGCGCGAGGCCGGCCTGAAGCCCTTCCGCATGGGCGCCTTCGTCGCCGCAGCGCGCGCAGGCGTGCCGGTGGCGGTGGCCGGGCTGCGCGGCATCCGCGCGATCCTGCGCGACAAGACCTGGCAGCCGCGCCACGGCCGGCCCGAGTTCGAGGTCGGCGCCGTGCTGCAGGCCGACGGTGCGGACTGGGCCGCCGCGGTGCGCCTGCGCGAGGCCGTGCGTGCCGAGATGCTGCGGCTCTCCGGCGAGCATGATCTGGGCGGTTTTCTCCCCGAACTGCCACCCCAATAG
- the glyA gene encoding serine hydroxymethyltransferase — protein sequence MFLKKNTLAKVDAELWAAIEAENRRQEEHIELIASENYVSCAVLEAQGSQLTNKYAEGYPGKRYYGGCEHVDVAEQLAIDRAKKLFGADCANVQPNSGSQANQAVFFAFLKPGDTILGMNLSMGGHLTHGMPLNISGKWFNIVPYGLNEKEEIDYAEMERLAREHKPKLIIAGASAYALRIDFERFAKVAKEVGAIFMVDMAHYAGLIAAGVYPNPVPHADVVTTTTHKTLRGPRGGLILMKAEHEKAINSAIFPGIQGGPLMHVIAGKAAALKEAMTSEFRDYQEQVLANARVMARVLSEERGLRIVSGRTESHVFLVDLRAKNITGKEAEAALGRAHITVNKNAIPNDPQKPFVTSGIRIGSPAMTTRGFTEIEAETVAHLIADVLDAPNDEAAIAKVRGKVAELCKKYPVYG from the coding sequence ATGTTTCTCAAGAAAAACACCCTGGCGAAGGTCGACGCCGAACTGTGGGCCGCGATCGAAGCCGAGAACCGTCGCCAGGAAGAGCACATCGAGCTGATCGCCTCCGAGAACTACGTCTCCTGCGCCGTGCTCGAGGCACAGGGCTCGCAGCTCACCAACAAGTACGCCGAGGGCTACCCCGGCAAGCGCTACTACGGCGGCTGTGAGCATGTGGACGTCGCCGAGCAGCTGGCCATCGACCGCGCGAAGAAGCTGTTCGGCGCCGACTGCGCCAACGTGCAGCCGAACTCCGGCTCGCAGGCCAACCAGGCGGTGTTCTTCGCCTTCCTCAAGCCGGGCGACACCATTCTCGGCATGAACCTGTCGATGGGCGGTCACCTGACCCACGGCATGCCGCTCAACATCAGCGGCAAGTGGTTCAACATCGTGCCCTACGGCCTCAACGAGAAGGAAGAGATCGACTACGCCGAGATGGAGCGGCTGGCGCGCGAGCACAAGCCCAAGCTGATCATCGCCGGCGCCTCCGCCTACGCCCTGCGCATCGACTTCGAGCGCTTCGCCAAGGTGGCGAAGGAAGTCGGCGCCATCTTCATGGTGGACATGGCGCACTACGCCGGCCTCATCGCCGCCGGCGTCTATCCGAATCCGGTGCCGCACGCCGACGTCGTCACCACCACCACGCACAAGACCCTGCGCGGCCCGCGCGGCGGCCTCATCCTCATGAAGGCCGAGCACGAAAAGGCCATCAACTCGGCCATCTTCCCCGGCATCCAGGGCGGCCCGCTGATGCACGTCATCGCCGGCAAGGCGGCGGCGCTGAAGGAGGCCATGACTTCCGAGTTCCGCGACTACCAGGAGCAGGTGCTCGCCAACGCCCGAGTCATGGCGCGCGTGCTCTCCGAGGAGCGCGGCCTGCGCATCGTCTCCGGCCGCACCGAGAGCCACGTCTTTCTGGTCGACCTGCGCGCCAAGAACATCACCGGCAAGGAGGCCGAGGCGGCGCTGGGCCGCGCCCACATCACCGTGAACAAGAACGCCATCCCGAACGACCCGCAGAAGCCCTTCGTCACCTCCGGCATCCGCATCGGCTCGCCGGCCATGACGACGCGCGGCTTTACCGAGATCGAGGCGGAAACCGTCGCCCACCTGATCGCCGACGTGCTCGATGCCCCGAACGACGAGGCGGCCATCGCCAAGGTGCGCGGCAAGGTGGCGGAACTCTGCAAGAAGTATCCGGTTTACGGCTGA
- the nrdR gene encoding transcriptional regulator NrdR → MKCPFCAEPNTQVIDTRENEEGDTVRRRRRCLACDKRFTTYERVELRMPLIVKKNGSRADYDRDKLLASLMLALRKRPVTTESIDAAIERIEERLLASGEREVPTEKVGELVMRELRKLDKIAYVRFASVYRNFEDVEEFREAIREVKKPRAPRRPRSA, encoded by the coding sequence ATGAAGTGTCCTTTTTGCGCGGAACCGAACACCCAGGTCATCGATACCCGGGAGAACGAGGAAGGGGACACCGTTCGCCGGCGCCGGCGCTGCCTGGCCTGCGACAAGCGCTTCACCACCTACGAGCGCGTCGAGCTGCGCATGCCGCTCATCGTCAAGAAGAACGGCAGCCGCGCCGACTACGACCGCGACAAGCTGCTGGCCAGCCTGATGCTCGCCCTGCGCAAGCGCCCGGTCACCACCGAGAGCATCGACGCCGCCATCGAGCGCATCGAGGAGCGGCTGCTCGCCTCGGGCGAACGCGAGGTGCCGACCGAGAAGGTGGGGGAGCTGGTCATGCGCGAACTGCGCAAGCTCGACAAGATCGCCTACGTGCGCTTCGCCTCGGTGTACCGCAACTTCGAGGACGTGGAAGAATTCCGCGAGGCGATCCGCGAAGTGAAGAAGCCGCGCGCGCCGCGGCGTCCGCGCAGCGCCTGA